A region from the Sander vitreus isolate 19-12246 chromosome 1, sanVit1, whole genome shotgun sequence genome encodes:
- the LOC144523324 gene encoding uncharacterized protein LOC144523324, producing the protein MSEPIRRKSSSKQLLQNLISLTAQRSQEDAEEVERERRRRARETQRGEGSPSWPEPPQHNQLTHRNTELDEELKPRCCLVLEEDEGFSDWSHRLEGRNEQEVQDDCRARVQMPSTQQWKPEPGQEKQQQGEEDEKGCDPERSSRSQEALTRPPEKKSSNRYSSTVFLSQDSRLQHAMGQPADRTSYLVAGTMRPRGGACRVDGEVEQQELKEDVKEMQATLQRECTSAESRQSPRDEDDQEEEELSFTNEEKDDLHLRREERHREEEGEEHKMPDKSSMEGRRSEEVSRRSAASRCSSSEGEELLNYGPMSPTFKKLLIQFYPDEVNSRVSTDGKCTIIERTESLRKSTSNIKKTLPPVAVSKIDKKLEQYTHALEVSSKEGRSASQLLPDLMSPTEAVSSKKSLFEAGEAWNQNAISVTPSKGENCRH; encoded by the exons ATGTCCGAGCCCATCAGAAGAAAAAGCTCTAGCAAGCAGCTCCTGCAGAACCTCATCAG TTTGACGGCTCAGCGGAGCCAGgaggatgctgaggaggtggaGCGGGAGCGAAGGAGGAGAGCCAGGGAGAcgcagagaggagaggggagtcCCTCATGGCCGGAGCCCCCCCAACACAACCAGCTCACACACCGCAACACAGA GTTGGACGAGGAGCTGAAGCCCAGATGTTGCTTGGTTCTGGAGGAGGACGAGGGCTTCAGCGACTGGAGTCACAGGTTGGAGGGTCGTAATGAGCAGGAGGTGCAGGATGACTGCAGGGCCAGAGTGCAGATGCCTTCAACACAGCAGTGGAAACCAGAGCCTGGACAGGAGAAACAGCAGCAGGGTGAAGAGGACGAGAAGGGATGTGATCCAGAACGAAGCAGTCGGTCACAGGAAGCTTTAACAAGACCTCCAGAGAAG AAGTCCAGCAACAGATACAGCTCAACGGTCTTCCTGTCACAGGACTCCAGGCTGCAGCACGCCATGGGCCAACCAGCAGACAGGACGTCCTACCTGGTGGCCGGGACGATGAGGCCACG CGGAGGGGCATGCAGAGTGGATGGGGAGGTGGAGCAGCAGGAGCTGAAGGAGGATGTAAAAGAGATGCAGGCTACTCTGCAGAGGGAGTGTACTTCAGCAGAAAGCCGACAGAGCCCCAGAGATGAAGATGACCAGGAGGAAGAAGAACTGAGCTTCACAAATGAAGAGAAGGACGACCTCCACctcaggagggaggagagacacagggaggaggagggggaggagcaCAAGATGCCAGACAAG AGCTCaatggagggaaggaggagtGAGGAGGTGAGCAGAAGATCTGCAGCCTCTCGTTGCAGCAGCAGCGAAGGCGAGGAGCTGTTAAACTACGGTCCCATGAGCCCGACATTCAAG AAACTCCTCATTCAGTTTTACCCA GATGAAGTGAACAGCAGAGTCTCAACAGATGGTAAATGCACG ATCATAGAGAGAACTGAGTCTCTGAGGaaaag CACCAGCAACATAAAGAAGACGCTACCACCTGTTGCTGTTTCCAAGATTGACAAGAAACTGGAGCAGTACACACATGCTCTTGAG GTCTCCTCAAAGGAAGGCAGATCGGCCAGTCAGCTGCTGCCGGACCTGATGAGTCCCACTGAAGCCGTCTCCTCCAAGAAGAGCCTGTTTGAGGCCGGAGAAGCCTGGAACCAAAATGCAATCTCAGTCACACCATCTAAG